In a single window of the Serratia quinivorans genome:
- the prsF_3 gene encoding Minor fimbrial protein prsF precursor, with translation MIKNSGITCFAITTTLLLTGALSCGGLIAAENMTFSGTLVEPPPCTINNGERIDIDFGERVGVSKVDGVNYLQPVNYRITCSPGTGNWGMTLTLIGTKTGYDNAAVATNVEALGIQLRQAGKPFELNKPLTINLNNPPVLEAVPVKQPGVTLKEGAFEATATLQAVYQ, from the coding sequence ATGATCAAAAACAGCGGCATAACCTGTTTTGCCATTACCACGACGTTGCTATTGACCGGTGCGCTGTCCTGCGGGGGGCTCATCGCAGCGGAGAATATGACGTTTAGCGGCACCTTGGTTGAACCACCGCCGTGCACCATCAATAATGGTGAGCGTATCGATATCGATTTCGGTGAGCGGGTAGGGGTTAGCAAGGTAGACGGCGTAAATTACCTGCAGCCGGTAAATTACCGCATTACTTGTTCGCCGGGGACCGGCAACTGGGGAATGACACTGACGTTGATCGGCACGAAAACCGGTTATGACAACGCGGCGGTCGCCACCAATGTTGAGGCGCTGGGCATCCAACTGCGGCAGGCCGGCAAACCCTTTGAATTGAACAAGCCGTTGACGATCAATCTGAACAACCCGCCAGTGTTGGAGGCGGTGCCGGTAAAACAGCCGGGTGTGACGCTGAAAGAAGGAGCGTTTGAAGCCACGGCCACCCTGCAGGCGGTATACCAGTGA
- the smfA_9 gene encoding Fimbria A protein precursor, whose protein sequence is MSDKQKYRGAIGLTGWLMLTGALVLLSQGVTAADNMRFHGALVAEPCVIPPGEERIALDFDTVIDKTLYINTRTLGQPFTLHLAQCDLSLGKTVKVTFSGEENARLPGLLAVAPGSLAAGIAIGMETEQGQPLPINKAGASNVLTSGDNRLTLLAYVQGEPEAIKNQTIERGPFSAVATFSLEYE, encoded by the coding sequence ATGTCTGATAAGCAAAAATATCGCGGCGCTATTGGGTTAACTGGCTGGTTGATGCTGACCGGCGCATTAGTGTTATTAAGCCAAGGAGTAACGGCTGCAGACAATATGCGCTTTCACGGGGCGTTGGTGGCGGAACCCTGTGTGATACCGCCGGGTGAAGAGCGTATTGCGCTGGATTTCGACACGGTAATCGACAAGACCCTGTATATCAATACGCGCACCCTGGGGCAGCCGTTTACGCTGCATCTGGCACAGTGTGACCTGAGCCTGGGCAAAACGGTGAAAGTGACCTTTAGCGGCGAAGAAAACGCCAGGCTTCCTGGCTTGCTGGCAGTAGCGCCTGGCAGCCTGGCCGCGGGAATTGCGATAGGGATGGAAACCGAACAGGGGCAACCGTTGCCGATCAACAAAGCCGGTGCCAGCAATGTATTGACCAGCGGTGACAACCGCCTGACGCTGTTGGCCTATGTGCAGGGCGAGCCAGAGGCGATCAAGAATCAAACCATTGAACGCGGCCCTTTTAGCGCGGTGGCGACCTTTAGCCTGGAGTATGAATGA